A single Chryseobacterium sp. DNA region contains:
- a CDS encoding polysaccharide deacetylase family protein codes for MKYIKQSVLLLASTVFLMSFSDHNDRTKREKPDHHETLAPTKKYWPNGAQLVISVSMQFETGGQPEGAESPFSGTPLPKGQPDLPAESWYRYGGNEGIYRMLDLWKKYDIKVTSHVVGTAAERYPEVAKAIANGGHEIAAHGIAWDNQWNKNYADELKFVKEGVDVVEKITGQKAVGYNCNWLRRGPNTLKVLQELGFLYHIDDLSHDEPFITKVKGKNFAVIPYTLRNNDIVNMEGKHWSPDQFLAQLKFEFDRLYEEGASKRRMMSISFHDRIGGTPAMVHAMEEFIKYTKEKQGVVFMRKDDIAKMVMNDPDTPVDNSEEKYNK; via the coding sequence ATGAAATATATAAAACAATCGGTATTGCTGCTTGCTTCAACCGTATTTTTGATGTCCTTTTCTGATCATAATGACAGGACTAAAAGAGAAAAACCAGATCATCATGAAACGCTGGCTCCCACCAAAAAATATTGGCCAAACGGTGCCCAGCTGGTGATTTCCGTATCGATGCAGTTTGAAACCGGAGGCCAGCCTGAAGGGGCGGAAAGTCCTTTCAGCGGAACTCCACTTCCAAAAGGACAGCCTGATCTTCCGGCAGAAAGCTGGTATCGCTATGGAGGCAATGAAGGGATTTACCGTATGCTTGATTTATGGAAAAAGTATGACATCAAAGTCACGTCTCACGTCGTAGGAACTGCTGCTGAAAGATATCCGGAAGTGGCAAAAGCAATTGCAAACGGCGGGCATGAAATCGCTGCCCATGGTATTGCCTGGGATAATCAGTGGAATAAAAACTATGCGGATGAATTAAAATTTGTGAAAGAAGGTGTGGATGTTGTTGAAAAAATTACGGGTCAAAAAGCTGTTGGATATAACTGTAACTGGCTTCGGAGAGGTCCGAACACCTTGAAAGTATTACAGGAGCTTGGCTTTTTATACCATATTGACGACCTTAGCCATGATGAGCCGTTTATAACTAAGGTAAAAGGGAAGAATTTTGCAGTTATTCCTTACACTCTTCGTAATAATGATATTGTCAATATGGAAGGGAAACACTGGAGTCCTGATCAGTTTTTGGCCCAGCTGAAATTTGAATTCGACCGTCTTTATGAAGAAGGCGCTTCAAAAAGAAGAATGATGAGCATCAGCTTTCACGACAGAATCGGCGGAACACCTGCGATGGTTCATGCGATGGAAGAATTTATTAAATATACAAAAGAAAAACAGGGCGTAGTCTTCATGAGAAAGGATGATATCGCTAAAATGGTGATGAACGATCCGGATACTCCTGTAGATAACAGTGAAGAGAAATATAATAAGTAA
- a CDS encoding AraC family transcriptional regulator has translation MKRIVNFSSFNVFSIEKETWDVEYHNHNFYELIIIENGRGLHHLNGITFPYKKGDVFLLRPSDGHEFTITNKTRFIYIKFTEHYLWENVLMNKKNELKKVIQLLLEDQTFVYESAIKNKQDRIHLLQLAHILLHEFSHKSMYHKETAADLFSGIITILIRNTMNNNSNKKQISKKLSKIERILYYLNVNVLDPDKMKIENLAREFLLSPNYISIYVKKQTGFSIQQHIIQYKIKTAEKLLLQSTYNINEIADKLGFNDTSHFHKIFRSYRQMSPSEFKKTSIAK, from the coding sequence ATGAAACGCATCGTTAATTTCAGTTCCTTTAATGTTTTCAGTATTGAAAAAGAAACCTGGGATGTTGAATATCATAACCATAATTTCTATGAGCTGATCATTATTGAAAATGGGAGAGGGCTCCATCACCTGAATGGAATTACATTTCCCTATAAGAAAGGAGATGTTTTTCTGCTCAGACCGAGTGATGGTCATGAATTTACAATTACAAACAAGACACGGTTCATTTACATAAAATTTACAGAACACTATCTATGGGAAAATGTACTGATGAATAAAAAGAACGAACTGAAAAAAGTGATCCAGCTCCTGCTGGAAGACCAGACTTTTGTATATGAATCTGCCATCAAAAATAAACAGGACAGGATACACCTGCTGCAGCTGGCTCATATTCTTCTGCATGAATTCAGCCACAAAAGCATGTATCATAAAGAAACGGCTGCAGATCTCTTTTCAGGAATTATCACCATCCTGATCAGAAATACCATGAACAATAATTCGAATAAAAAACAGATTTCAAAAAAACTGAGTAAGATCGAAAGAATTCTGTATTACCTCAATGTCAATGTCCTGGATCCGGACAAAATGAAAATTGAGAACCTGGCCCGGGAATTCCTTCTTTCACCCAATTACATCAGCATCTATGTAAAAAAACAGACCGGATTTTCTATCCAGCAGCATATCATCCAATATAAGATAAAAACGGCAGAAAAACTTTTATTGCAAAGCACTTATAACATCAATGAAATTGCTGATAAATTAGGCTTTAACGATACCAGCCATTTTCATAAAATTTTCAGGAGCTATAGACAAATGTCGCCTTCTGAGTTTAAAAAGACATCAATTGCGAAGTAA
- a CDS encoding NUDIX domain-containing protein: MKTSSGILLFKKEKDTLYYFLVHPGGPFWKNKDLGAWSIPKGEIAAGENPLDRALIEFEEETGKTLTGKFIELPSVKQKGGKTVYAWALEGDIDTSGLYSNMVSIEWPPRSGKTMEIPEVDQWEWFTSEEAQQKINTAQAALIIELEKIMNTEK, translated from the coding sequence ATGAAAACAAGTTCCGGTATTTTACTCTTTAAAAAAGAAAAAGACACCCTGTATTACTTTCTGGTTCATCCCGGAGGACCGTTCTGGAAGAATAAGGACCTCGGAGCCTGGTCTATTCCCAAAGGGGAAATAGCAGCCGGTGAAAATCCTTTGGACCGGGCATTGATTGAATTTGAAGAAGAAACAGGGAAAACACTTACGGGGAAATTCATTGAGCTGCCGTCCGTTAAACAGAAAGGAGGAAAAACTGTTTATGCATGGGCCTTGGAAGGCGATATAGATACTTCAGGCCTTTACAGCAATATGGTATCAATAGAATGGCCACCCAGATCAGGCAAAACAATGGAAATACCCGAAGTAGATCAATGGGAATGGTTTACCTCAGAGGAAGCACAACAAAAGATTAATACTGCCCAGGCAGCACTGATCATTGAACTTGAAAAAATAATGAATACAGAGAAGTAG
- a CDS encoding response regulator, which translates to MPNSTKIFIVEDDLFFGEMLKYHMALNPDHEIFLFDSAKDCLSNLYLNPDIICTDFGLPDMKGDVLFKKIKESRPSIPVIIISGQEDIETAINFLKAGAHDYIVKNEHTKEILWNSILKLKENISLKNEVEVLKGELEKNTLLKKV; encoded by the coding sequence ATGCCAAATAGCACAAAAATATTCATAGTCGAAGATGACCTGTTTTTCGGTGAGATGCTGAAATACCACATGGCTCTTAACCCGGATCATGAGATCTTTTTATTCGACAGTGCAAAAGACTGCCTGTCAAACTTATATCTCAACCCGGATATCATCTGCACTGATTTTGGGTTACCTGACATGAAAGGAGATGTTTTATTTAAAAAAATCAAAGAATCCCGTCCTTCTATTCCCGTTATTATCATAAGCGGACAGGAAGATATAGAAACAGCCATCAACTTCCTTAAAGCAGGCGCCCATGATTATATTGTTAAGAATGAGCATACTAAAGAAATTCTTTGGAACAGTATCTTAAAACTAAAAGAAAATATTTCTTTAAAAAATGAAGTGGAGGTATTAAAAGGAGAGCTTGAAAAAAATACTCTTTTGAAAAAAGTATGA
- a CDS encoding sigma-54-dependent Fis family transcriptional regulator codes for MIGQSDAIKEVFKKISKAVKTNINISITGETGTGKEVVAKTIHYNSDRKNKPFVAINMAAIPKDLIESEFFGHEKGAFTGATARNTGKFEQADGGTIFLDEIAELDINLQSKLLRALQEREVTRIGGTQKIKFDARLIIATHKNLAEEVKKGNFREDLYYRIVGLPIELPPLRERDQDILVLAKHFIKLFAKENNMEAPVLSSEAINKLMKYPFPGNVRELKSVVDLACVMTDHDEIQADDIHFNPIGNKEDLFISAGKTLKQFTTEIILYHLKKNNNDIMKTAQILDIGKSTIYNLLQNK; via the coding sequence ATGATCGGGCAAAGTGATGCTATAAAAGAGGTCTTTAAAAAGATCAGCAAGGCTGTAAAAACCAATATCAATATTTCCATCACGGGCGAGACCGGTACAGGAAAGGAAGTGGTAGCCAAGACCATTCATTACAATTCCGACAGGAAAAATAAACCGTTTGTGGCCATCAATATGGCCGCTATTCCGAAAGACCTTATAGAAAGTGAATTTTTCGGACATGAAAAAGGTGCTTTTACAGGAGCTACAGCCAGAAATACCGGAAAATTTGAACAGGCAGACGGCGGTACTATTTTTTTGGATGAGATAGCTGAACTGGATATTAACCTTCAAAGCAAATTATTAAGGGCTTTACAGGAGAGAGAGGTAACAAGGATTGGCGGAACACAGAAAATAAAGTTTGATGCAAGACTTATCATTGCCACCCATAAAAATCTCGCTGAAGAAGTAAAAAAAGGAAACTTCCGTGAAGATTTGTATTACAGAATTGTAGGTCTTCCCATAGAGCTGCCTCCTCTCAGGGAGAGAGATCAGGACATTTTGGTACTTGCAAAGCACTTCATAAAATTATTTGCGAAAGAAAACAATATGGAAGCCCCAGTATTAAGTTCGGAAGCGATAAACAAGCTCATGAAATATCCTTTTCCAGGGAATGTAAGAGAACTGAAATCAGTCGTTGACCTTGCCTGCGTAATGACAGATCATGATGAAATACAGGCAGATGACATTCATTTTAACCCGATAGGGAACAAGGAGGATCTTTTTATCTCTGCCGGTAAAACCCTGAAGCAGTTTACTACAGAAATTATACTGTATCATCTGAAAAAAAATAATAATGATATTATGAAAACCGCGCAGATCTTAGATATAGGGAAATCAACCATTTACAATCTTTTACAGAATAAATAG